From a single Miscanthus floridulus cultivar M001 chromosome 8, ASM1932011v1, whole genome shotgun sequence genomic region:
- the LOC136473584 gene encoding WRKY transcription factor WRKY51-like: protein MITVDDLMRSCGGDSGGIPVPSGDDGRQMLAMGDHHQLTVSRIRTAVSMLNRRTGHARFRRGPVAEQHASSDQLHPPAESAAGGVALDFVKACEARFSASASGTSSSPPSTTLTSLTVTAGEGSVSNGRAQGRYLFQPVSGGGGGHSAGKALPLAVSMQQQHASPDYSPGTALKNGKCHDLARSENDAGGKTHGDRCHCSKKRKSRVKRMVRVPAISSRNADIPPDDYSWRKYGQKPIKGSPYPRGYYKCSTVRGCPARKHVERDPGEPTMLIVSYEGDHRHNDQQDRAAGGAPQTEHTTTTSS, encoded by the exons ATGATCACCGTCGATGATCTGATGAGGAGCTGTGGCGGCGACAGCGGCGGTATTCCAGTTCCTAGCGGCGACGACGGGCGGCAGATGCTGGCGATGGGCGACCACCACCAGCTGACGGTGTCCAGGATCCGGACGGCTGTGTCCATGCTCAACCGCCGCACGGGACACGCGCGCTTCCGCCGCGGCCCCGTCGCGGAGCAGCATGCATCGTCGGACCAGCTGCACCCGCCGGCGGAGAGCGCGGCCGGTGGCGTGGCGCTGGACTTCGTCAAGGCGTGCGAGGCGAGGTTCAGCGCGTCGGCCTCGGGGACCAGCTCGTCGCCGCCGTCGACGACGTTGACGAGCCTCACAGTCACAGCCGGCGAAGGGAGCGTGTCCAACGGCCGCGCCCAGGGTCGTTACCTCTTCCAGCCtgtgagcggcggcggcggcggccactcTGCCGGGAAGGCGCTGCCACTGGCGGTATCGATGCAGCAGCAGCATGCCTCCCCAGATTACTCCCCAGGCACCGCGCTGAAAAACGGCAAGTGCCACGACCTCGCGCGCTCCGAGAACGACGCCGGCGGCAAGACGCACGGCGACCGCTGCCACTGCTCCAAGAAACG GAAATCGCGCGTGAAGCGGATGGTCCGCGTGCCGGCGATCAGCTCCCGGAACGCGGACATCCCGCCGGACGACTACTCGTGGCGCAAGTACGGCCAGAAGCCCATCAAGGGCTCGCCGTATCCCCG CGGCTACTACAAGTGCAGCACGGTGCGCGGGTGCCCGGCGCGGAAGCACGTGGAGCGAGACCCCGGCGAGCCGACGATGCTCATCGTCAGCTACGAGGGCGACCACCGCCACAACGACCAGCAGGACCGGGCGGCCGGCGGCGCGCCGCAGACAGAGCACACGACGACGACGTCCAGTTGA